DNA sequence from the Ignavibacteriota bacterium genome:
GGAGCCGGTGAGACGGGCGGATTCGTGTATGTGTCCGTGCAGGGTGACACGGGGCTGCCGGTGCTCGATCCAGCGTCGCAGCGCAATGCTGCCGACATGCACATCGACGGGCGCGTGATCAACCTTCACGCCGTCGAGCGCGGCTCGGTCGAGCGCGCCCCCGTACGGCGGCACGTGCGCGAGCAACACGAGGCGTTCGGCATCGAGATTCAACGCCAGTTCCTGGAGGTCGTCGGCGATGGTGGCATGCACAATGCGGTGCGCTTCCACCGGCACCGTGTGCAAGCCCTGTTCGGGCGGAATGCAACCCGGATCCACGTAGCGCGACACGTCGTACCGCTCCCAATCCTTGAGACGGAACGGCGAGGGTGTCACGTACGAATATCCCGCCACCACCCAGGCGCCGGTGTCGAAGGTCCGCTGCTGCGCGTAGTGCCAGAGGCCCTCCTGTTCGCCCGCGAGCAGGCCGTCCACAAGTACGGCCGGATCGTCGTTGCCGGGAA
Encoded proteins:
- a CDS encoding metallophosphoesterase, whose translation is MTWYFVSDLHGRTRRYTELFRVCRENPPDVLCVGGDIYPSGFRVLRAGDTSIEEFHTTVLLDGFRALHGELGSAYPRVFLIPGNDDPAVLVDGLLAGEQEGLWHYAQQRTFDTGAWVVAGYSYVTPSPFRLKDWERYDVSRYVDPGCIPPEQGLHTVPVEAHRIVHATIADDLQELALNLDAERLVLLAHVPPYGGALDRAALDGVKVDHAPVDVHVGSIALRRWIEHRQPRVTLHGHIHESARLTGSWRETIGCTHAFGAAHDGPELALIRFDPAVPATAERLLL